The Pasteurella multocida genome contains a region encoding:
- a CDS encoding ShlB/FhaC/HecB family hemolysin secretion/activation protein, with protein sequence MEKYQIKRLGKLLLCSSATFLLCQSTLAYSQEANPLTQELLHLKNKQQFENVNENLKKAQQFLEDQQSSTEKTFSFPDSESTSKHKITSISVDLAGEKVSLNFGDIIHAYQNQPLSTKVVFQLVKDLTEVLYRSGYVTSAIGLKNSKISNGDLEFIVLWGRTRDLFVNGEKPTRFRDKTMLSVLPNLIGNRLSIHDIDQLIEILNTTNKKATVNVVASEEKGSSNLNIERQYDVFPQVSVGFNNSGAGNNANGRNQATLNIAWSDLLGTNDRWSFSSSYRLYKNHHANQQRNYTLSYSQPIGFSTVEIKASESTYEKELRGINTHSSHGKTQSLAVKLMHVLLRNKESILSTYTEFEFKKRISYFSDILIGKYHNNKVSVGLSYMTNFAYGKLYSDIAYANGLRWFGANYSAYDANREKTLKLLSGSINWQRPISLFERAMNYQLRIGAQYGFDSLYSENQFSIGDEYTVRGFKGGAVSGDSGAYLSQTLTVPFYPQKAYLSQVSPFIGFDMGKVHIKSKHKTTTLVGFALGLKTQIKLFSLSLTYAQPMNGVSGVTQHRQKPIYYFSGSLSF encoded by the coding sequence ATGGAAAAATATCAAATTAAAAGATTAGGGAAATTATTATTATGTTCTTCTGCTACTTTTCTTTTATGCCAATCAACGCTTGCCTATAGTCAGGAAGCAAATCCGCTCACTCAAGAATTACTGCATTTAAAAAATAAGCAACAGTTTGAAAATGTAAATGAAAACCTCAAAAAAGCGCAGCAATTTTTAGAAGATCAACAATCGAGTACAGAAAAAACATTCTCTTTTCCTGATTCCGAATCCACGAGTAAACATAAAATCACCAGCATATCGGTCGACCTTGCGGGTGAAAAGGTATCTCTAAATTTTGGCGATATCATTCATGCTTACCAAAACCAGCCCCTATCAACAAAAGTTGTTTTTCAATTAGTGAAAGATTTGACGGAAGTTTTATACCGTTCTGGCTACGTGACAAGTGCAATTGGTTTAAAAAATTCAAAAATCAGCAATGGCGATCTTGAATTTATTGTACTGTGGGGAAGAACTCGCGATCTGTTTGTGAATGGGGAGAAACCAACCCGTTTTAGAGATAAAACAATGTTATCAGTCCTACCCAATTTAATCGGAAATCGCTTAAGTATTCACGACATTGACCAGTTGATCGAAATCTTAAATACTACGAATAAAAAAGCCACAGTGAATGTGGTTGCAAGTGAAGAAAAAGGCAGCTCAAATCTAAATATTGAAAGACAATATGATGTTTTTCCGCAAGTGAGTGTCGGATTCAATAATTCAGGTGCTGGCAATAATGCCAATGGGCGTAATCAAGCTACATTGAATATTGCTTGGAGTGATCTATTAGGCACGAATGATCGTTGGAGTTTCTCGAGTAGTTACCGTTTATATAAAAATCATCATGCTAACCAGCAACGCAATTATACTTTGTCTTACAGTCAGCCTATAGGCTTTTCTACAGTAGAAATTAAAGCATCGGAATCTACGTATGAAAAAGAACTTCGCGGTATAAATACTCATTCTTCTCATGGGAAAACCCAAAGCTTAGCTGTCAAGCTGATGCATGTGTTATTGCGTAATAAGGAGAGTATTTTATCTACATATACCGAGTTCGAGTTTAAAAAACGGATTAGTTATTTTTCTGATATTTTGATTGGGAAATATCACAATAATAAAGTGAGCGTAGGGTTATCTTACATGACTAATTTTGCTTACGGGAAGCTTTACAGCGACATTGCTTACGCGAATGGGTTGAGATGGTTTGGGGCGAATTATTCAGCATATGATGCAAATCGTGAAAAAACCTTAAAATTATTGTCAGGAAGTATTAATTGGCAGCGTCCAATATCCCTGTTTGAACGTGCGATGAATTATCAATTACGTATTGGTGCCCAATATGGTTTTGATAGTTTGTATTCTGAAAATCAATTTTCAATTGGTGATGAATATACAGTAAGAGGATTTAAAGGTGGTGCGGTTTCTGGTGATAGTGGTGCGTATTTATCACAAACACTGACGGTTCCTTTTTATCCACAAAAAGCATATTTATCTCAGGTATCCCCTTTTATTGGATTTGATATGGGTAAAGTACATATTAAATCAAAGCATAAAACAACCACTTTAGTCGGTTTTGCCCTAGGCTTGAAAACGCAAATAAAGTTATTTTCATTATCATTAACCTATGCACAACCAATGAATGGTGTGAGTGGTGTTACGCAACATCGTCAAAAACCGATTTATTATTTCTCAGGATCACTTTCTTTTTAA